From Cellulophaga lytica DSM 7489, a single genomic window includes:
- a CDS encoding patatin-like phospholipase family protein, whose amino-acid sequence MKKTIVIVTLLLISCTALAQIKAPKDSVKVGLVLSGGGAKGLAHIGALKVIEEAGVKIDYIGGTSMGAIIGALYASGYSANELDSIFKSVDVSLLIQDNLPRGAKTFYDKEDAERYALSLPFNNFKVSFPSAISSGQNIYNLLVKLLYHVKDTKDFNQLPIPFFCIATDVETGQEILLNKGYLPEAIMASGTFPSLFEPAEIDNKILIDGGVVNNYPIKKLKKLGANIVIGIDVQDGLADREKLSSGTEVLLQINNYRTVNDMKSKAKLTDVLIKPSIEKYSVIDFDLGSEIIASGEAAAQKKINDLKNIAKQRGIVTEQKQCIKPHDSITINRLIISGNEDYTRAYIKGKLRLDLDKQISFNKLQQGINNLAATNNFKTIRYTLDTRPSLDSEEDELVLKLKIKENKNKMFIKMGAHYDDIYKSAAIINLTKKNIFLQDDVGSFDFILGDNIRYKMQYYLDKGFYWSFGLNSTFNDYNYEIDYNIIKSNFVVPDTGINNININATNLTNQAYIQTVWNEEFAFSLGAEHRFLKYTSRTLQQDDTENNEDFRTIFEKSNYYSTFAKLKLDTYNDKYFPSKGVYFNGDLHFYMFSSDYNNNFKEFSIAQGTVGTAFPIANNLSLNIEAGGGFKLGNSNVRSLDFIMGGYGNNLGDGYVSFLGYDFISLTGNSYIKGLTRLDYEFSPKNHLLLAANFANIDDDIFRTAEWFKLPDYTGYGVGYGFESFLGPIQTIYSWSPEKNKGRLFFSIGYWF is encoded by the coding sequence ATGAAGAAAACAATAGTTATTGTAACGCTACTTTTAATTAGCTGCACAGCTTTAGCTCAAATAAAAGCACCTAAAGACAGTGTAAAAGTTGGCTTAGTACTTAGTGGTGGTGGCGCTAAGGGGTTGGCACATATTGGCGCCCTAAAAGTTATTGAAGAAGCTGGTGTTAAAATAGACTACATTGGAGGAACAAGTATGGGTGCTATTATTGGCGCCTTGTACGCATCTGGTTATTCTGCAAATGAACTAGATTCTATTTTTAAAAGTGTAGATGTATCTTTACTTATACAAGATAACCTGCCAAGAGGAGCAAAAACTTTTTATGATAAAGAAGACGCAGAACGCTACGCTTTAAGTTTGCCTTTTAACAATTTTAAAGTTTCGTTTCCTTCCGCAATATCTAGCGGACAAAACATTTACAACTTACTTGTTAAGCTACTGTACCACGTTAAAGACACTAAAGATTTTAACCAGCTGCCAATTCCTTTTTTTTGCATAGCAACAGATGTAGAAACTGGGCAAGAAATTTTATTAAACAAAGGATATTTACCTGAAGCTATTATGGCAAGTGGCACCTTCCCCTCTTTATTTGAGCCTGCTGAAATAGACAATAAAATATTAATAGATGGTGGAGTAGTAAACAATTATCCTATTAAAAAATTAAAAAAATTAGGCGCAAATATTGTTATTGGTATAGACGTACAAGATGGTTTAGCAGACCGAGAGAAGCTTAGCTCTGGCACAGAGGTTTTACTACAAATTAACAATTACAGAACTGTTAATGATATGAAAAGTAAAGCTAAATTAACAGATGTGCTTATAAAACCATCAATAGAAAAATATTCTGTTATAGATTTTGACCTTGGATCAGAAATTATAGCATCTGGAGAAGCTGCTGCCCAAAAAAAAATAAATGATCTTAAAAACATTGCCAAACAACGTGGTATTGTAACAGAACAAAAACAGTGTATAAAACCACACGACTCTATTACCATAAACAGACTAATTATTTCTGGCAATGAAGACTACACAAGAGCTTACATTAAAGGTAAACTAAGGTTAGATTTAGACAAACAAATATCTTTTAACAAACTACAGCAAGGCATTAACAACTTAGCTGCCACTAATAATTTTAAAACAATACGCTATACATTAGACACCAGACCATCTTTAGACTCAGAGGAAGATGAACTTGTTTTAAAATTAAAAATAAAAGAAAATAAAAATAAAATGTTTATTAAAATGGGTGCTCATTATGATGATATTTATAAAAGTGCAGCCATTATAAACCTCACTAAAAAAAATATTTTTTTACAAGATGATGTTGGCTCTTTTGATTTTATTCTAGGAGATAATATTAGGTACAAAATGCAATACTACCTAGATAAAGGTTTTTACTGGAGTTTTGGACTAAATTCTACTTTTAATGACTACAATTACGAAATAGATTACAACATTATCAAATCTAATTTTGTTGTTCCAGACACGGGTATTAACAACATTAACATAAACGCTACTAACCTCACAAACCAGGCGTATATACAAACCGTTTGGAACGAAGAATTTGCCTTTAGTTTAGGTGCAGAACATAGGTTTTTAAAATACACTTCGCGAACGCTACAGCAAGATGATACTGAAAACAACGAAGACTTTAGAACCATTTTTGAAAAAAGTAACTACTATAGCACATTTGCCAAGTTAAAACTAGACACCTACAATGATAAATATTTCCCAAGCAAGGGAGTATATTTTAATGGCGACTTACATTTTTACATGTTTTCATCAGACTACAACAATAACTTTAAAGAGTTTTCTATTGCACAAGGCACTGTTGGTACCGCTTTTCCTATTGCCAATAATTTATCTTTAAACATAGAAGCTGGTGGTGGATTTAAACTAGGAAATTCTAATGTTAGATCTTTAGACTTTATTATGGGTGGTTACGGAAACAATTTAGGAGACGGCTACGTTTCCTTTTTAGGGTATGATTTTATTAGTTTAACTGGTAATAGTTATATAAAAGGACTTACTAGGTTAGATTATGAGTTTAGCCCCAAAAATCATTTATTATTAGCCGCAAATTTTGCCAACATAGATGATGATATTTTTAGAACCGCAGAGTGGTTTAAACTGCCAGATTATACTGGTTATGGTGTTGGTTACGGATTTGAATCCTTTTTAGGACCAATACAAACAATATACTCTTGGTCTCCAGAAAAAAACAAAGGAAGACTATTTTTTAGCATAGGTTACTGGTTTTAA
- a CDS encoding TraR/DksA family transcriptional regulator — translation MAQDLNVRYGDKDLEEFRVLITEKINKAKEHLELLKSSYMNDGNNGTDDTSPTFKAFEEGSQTMSKEANTQLAIRQEKFIRDLKNALLRIENKTYGVCRVTGKLINKERLKLVPHATLSIEAKNMQK, via the coding sequence ATGGCGCAAGATTTAAACGTGAGATACGGTGACAAAGACTTAGAAGAATTTAGAGTTTTAATTACTGAAAAAATAAATAAAGCTAAAGAGCACTTAGAGCTTTTAAAAAGTTCTTATATGAATGATGGCAACAATGGTACAGATGATACATCGCCAACATTTAAAGCATTTGAAGAAGGCTCACAAACAATGAGCAAAGAAGCAAATACGCAATTAGCAATTCGTCAAGAAAAATTTATTCGCGATTTAAAAAACGCCTTGTTACGTATTGAAAACAAAACATACGGTGTATGCAGAGTAACCGGAAAACTAATTAATAAAGAACGATTAAAATTAGTACCACACGCTACACTTAGCATTGAAGCTAAAAATATGCAAAAATAA
- the uvrC gene encoding excinuclease ABC subunit UvrC: MPQEISIKLQLSTLPNSPGVYQFYDKEEKILYVGKAKNLKKRVSSYFNKTHDNGKTKVLVKKIVYIKHIVVDTESDALLLENNLIKKYKPRYNVLLKDDKTYPWICIKNERFPRVFYTRNLIKDGSEYFGPYTNMKTVRVLLDLIKSVYPLRTCNYDLSAEKINAHKYKVCLEYHLGNCKGPCEGYQTTEEYQRQIVEIKDILKGNFKSSLHYFKTQMKFLASEMRFEEAQDFKEKIEVLENYQAKTTIVNPKINNVDVFSIISDESYAYINFLQLSHGAIIRSHTLELKKKLNETDEELLQLGIIEIRQRFKSHSRELYLPFPVTVDRNLKVTIPKLGDKKRILELSERNAKYFRMERFKQLKVTDPDRHTNRIMAQMKKDLRLSEEPRHIECFDNSNIQGTNPVAACVVFKNGKPAKKEYRHYNIKTVVGPDDFASMEEVVFRRYKRLLEEEQPLPQLIVIDGGKGQLSSALKSLDALELRGKIAIIGIAKRLEEIYFPGDSIPLYLDKKSESLKIVQQLRNEAHRFGITFHRKKRSNAAINSELEGIEGVGEKTATDLLKSFKSVKRIKEASIEKLAEVVGMSKAQKIYNTFH, encoded by the coding sequence ATGCCGCAAGAAATATCCATAAAATTACAATTAAGTACATTACCTAATAGTCCAGGAGTGTATCAATTTTACGATAAAGAAGAGAAAATATTATATGTAGGTAAGGCTAAAAACTTAAAAAAAAGAGTAAGCTCTTACTTTAACAAAACACATGATAATGGCAAAACTAAGGTTCTTGTAAAAAAAATAGTATATATTAAACATATTGTAGTAGACACAGAGTCTGATGCGCTATTACTAGAAAACAACTTAATAAAAAAGTACAAACCTAGGTATAACGTTTTACTAAAAGATGATAAAACATACCCTTGGATTTGCATAAAAAATGAGCGTTTTCCGCGTGTATTTTACACAAGAAACTTAATTAAAGATGGGTCTGAATATTTTGGACCTTACACAAATATGAAAACCGTTAGGGTTTTACTGGACTTAATTAAAAGTGTATACCCGTTACGCACTTGCAATTATGATTTGTCTGCAGAAAAAATTAACGCACACAAATACAAAGTTTGCCTAGAGTATCATTTAGGTAATTGCAAAGGCCCTTGTGAAGGTTACCAAACTACAGAAGAATACCAAAGACAAATTGTAGAAATTAAAGACATTTTAAAAGGCAACTTTAAATCGTCTTTACATTATTTTAAAACTCAAATGAAATTTTTAGCTTCGGAAATGAGATTTGAAGAAGCACAAGATTTTAAAGAGAAAATTGAGGTTTTAGAAAACTATCAAGCAAAAACTACTATTGTAAATCCTAAGATTAATAATGTAGATGTTTTTTCAATTATATCTGATGAGAGCTACGCTTACATTAATTTTTTACAATTGTCTCACGGAGCAATTATTAGATCTCACACACTAGAACTAAAGAAAAAGCTGAATGAAACTGATGAAGAACTTCTTCAATTAGGAATTATAGAAATTAGACAACGTTTTAAGTCGCACTCTAGAGAATTATACCTGCCTTTTCCTGTAACTGTAGACCGCAATTTAAAAGTTACAATACCCAAACTTGGCGATAAAAAAAGAATTCTAGAGTTGTCTGAAAGAAACGCAAAGTATTTTAGAATGGAGCGTTTTAAACAATTAAAAGTTACAGATCCGGACAGGCACACAAACCGTATAATGGCGCAAATGAAAAAAGATTTACGTTTGTCTGAAGAACCAAGACACATAGAGTGTTTTGACAACTCCAACATACAAGGCACAAACCCGGTTGCAGCCTGTGTTGTATTTAAAAATGGTAAACCTGCAAAAAAAGAGTATCGCCATTACAACATAAAAACTGTTGTAGGGCCAGATGATTTTGCCTCTATGGAAGAGGTTGTTTTTAGACGTTATAAAAGATTATTAGAGGAAGAACAGCCTTTACCACAACTAATTGTTATTGATGGCGGTAAAGGACAACTATCTTCTGCTCTTAAAAGTTTAGATGCCTTAGAATTAAGAGGAAAAATAGCAATTATAGGCATTGCAAAAAGATTAGAAGAAATTTATTTCCCAGGAGATTCAATTCCGTTATATTTAGATAAAAAATCTGAAAGCTTAAAAATAGTACAACAACTACGTAATGAAGCACATAGATTTGGCATCACTTTTCACAGAAAAAAACGCAGTAATGCTGCTATAAATTCTGAGTTAGAAGGAATTGAAGGCGTTGGAGAAAAAACCGCTACAGATCTTTTAAAATCGTTTAAATCTGTAAAAAGAATTAAAGAAGCCAGTATAGAGAAACTTGCCGAAGTTGTAGGGATGTCTAAAGCTCAAAAAATATATAACACCTTTCATTAA
- a CDS encoding DUF3108 domain-containing protein, translated as MKKVYITLLLLATFSANSQNTHSAFKAGEWLRFRIHYGIFNASYATLQVKNDKIDNKSVYHVVGKGRTTGLARVFFKVDDTYESYFDKNNGKPYKFVRKVSEGSYTLDLDIDFDYKNKKATLNDHKKDRKLDFSIDHKIQDLISAFYYLRNNYKPEDLKKGEFVVLNLLYDDDGIFKFKLKYLGKETLKTKYGKVECHKFRPYVESGRVFKEQESLSLWVSNDDNRIPIRIKADLAVGSIKADLDGYAGLKHQFKIIMD; from the coding sequence ATGAAAAAAGTATACATAACCCTTTTATTACTAGCAACTTTTTCTGCTAACTCCCAAAATACGCACAGTGCGTTTAAAGCAGGAGAATGGCTACGCTTTAGAATTCATTACGGAATTTTTAATGCTAGTTACGCCACACTACAAGTTAAAAATGACAAAATAGACAACAAATCTGTTTACCACGTTGTTGGCAAAGGAAGAACCACAGGTTTAGCACGTGTATTTTTTAAAGTAGATGATACTTACGAGAGCTATTTTGACAAAAATAATGGCAAACCCTATAAATTTGTTAGAAAAGTAAGTGAAGGTAGCTACACCTTAGATTTAGATATAGATTTTGATTATAAAAACAAAAAAGCTACTCTAAACGATCATAAAAAAGATAGAAAGTTAGACTTTTCTATAGATCATAAAATACAAGACTTAATATCTGCTTTTTACTATCTTAGAAACAACTATAAACCAGAAGATTTAAAAAAAGGGGAATTTGTTGTTTTAAATTTACTTTATGATGATGATGGTATTTTTAAGTTTAAACTTAAATATTTAGGAAAAGAAACTTTAAAAACTAAATACGGTAAAGTAGAATGTCATAAATTTAGACCCTACGTAGAGTCTGGTCGTGTTTTTAAAGAACAAGAAAGCTTATCACTATGGGTTTCTAATGATGACAATAGAATTCCTATTAGAATAAAAGCAGACCTAGCTGTTGGCTCTATAAAGGCAGACCTAGATGGTTATGCCGGATTAAAGCATCAGTTTAAAATAATAATGGACTAA
- a CDS encoding lipoprotein signal peptidase, protein MSLKKSALIVILILLVDQISKIYVKTTFTYQQSVEVFSWFKILFIENEGAAWGAKLSDIFPIADSTGKLILTVFRLFAVAGIGYWLFDTIKKHAPKVLIFAVSLIFAGALGNIIDSVFYGAIFDESYGKVATLFSDDPYSSLFHGKVVDMLYFPIVQNAVLPSWIPVIGGNTFSFFEPVFNVADTAISTGVGILLVFNKKAFGSKTDKSAEE, encoded by the coding sequence ATGAGTTTAAAAAAATCTGCATTAATAGTAATACTAATTTTATTAGTAGACCAAATAAGTAAAATATACGTAAAAACTACTTTTACGTACCAGCAATCTGTAGAAGTATTTAGTTGGTTTAAAATTCTATTTATAGAAAATGAAGGCGCTGCTTGGGGTGCCAAATTAAGTGATATTTTCCCTATTGCAGACAGCACAGGAAAATTAATACTAACCGTTTTTAGACTATTTGCTGTTGCAGGTATTGGCTATTGGCTTTTTGACACTATAAAAAAGCACGCACCAAAAGTTTTAATTTTTGCAGTATCATTAATATTTGCTGGTGCACTTGGTAATATTATAGACTCTGTTTTTTATGGCGCTATTTTTGACGAAAGCTATGGCAAAGTAGCTACTTTATTTTCAGACGATCCATATAGCAGTCTTTTTCATGGTAAAGTTGTAGATATGCTTTATTTTCCAATTGTACAAAATGCTGTTTTACCATCTTGGATACCTGTAATTGGCGGCAATACGTTTAGCTTTTTTGAACCCGTATTTAATGTAGCAGATACAGCAATTAGTACTGGCGTTGGTATATTATTGGTTTTTAACAAAAAAGCATTTGGCTCTAAAACTGATAAATCTGCTGAGGAGTAA
- a CDS encoding tryptophan 2,3-dioxygenase family protein has product MDNKEKIASQILKLEEKYKGSGQDLSSYLDGLLYEKYLTYWDYIHLDTLLSLQIPRTHFPDEEIFIMYHQITELYFKLILHEQKQIVDDKSQDVDFFIEKANRINSYFKVLISSFSIMINGMDREQFLKYRMALLPASGFQSAQYRMIELYAAPLENLVHKTKREQYSSENSIEELYEEIYWKNGATDKDTGEKTLTLKQFEYRYTPRLIRIANQVKDNTIYHKYLALPKKSQENKELISALKALDINANVNWPLMHMGSAYKYLAKDKEAIDATGGTNWKQYLPPSFQKVVFFPYLYTKEELNNWGKEWIDHIFNPEKSK; this is encoded by the coding sequence ATGGACAATAAAGAAAAGATAGCGTCTCAAATTTTAAAATTAGAAGAAAAATACAAAGGATCTGGACAAGATTTAAGCTCATACCTAGATGGGTTACTTTATGAAAAATACCTTACCTATTGGGATTATATTCATTTAGACACGCTTTTAAGTTTACAAATACCAAGAACACATTTTCCGGATGAGGAAATTTTTATAATGTATCATCAAATAACGGAATTGTACTTTAAGTTAATTTTACATGAGCAAAAGCAAATTGTAGATGACAAATCTCAAGATGTTGATTTTTTTATAGAAAAGGCCAATAGAATAAACAGCTATTTTAAAGTTCTTATATCTTCATTTAGTATTATGATTAATGGTATGGATAGAGAGCAATTTTTAAAATACAGAATGGCGCTATTGCCAGCTAGTGGTTTTCAGTCTGCACAATACAGAATGATAGAACTTTATGCTGCTCCTTTAGAGAACTTAGTTCATAAAACAAAAAGAGAACAGTACTCATCAGAAAACAGTATTGAAGAACTTTATGAAGAAATTTACTGGAAAAACGGAGCTACAGACAAAGATACCGGAGAAAAAACACTAACACTTAAACAATTTGAGTACAGGTACACACCGCGTTTAATACGTATTGCCAACCAAGTAAAAGACAATACAATTTATCACAAATACCTTGCCTTGCCTAAAAAAAGTCAAGAAAACAAGGAGTTAATAAGCGCATTAAAAGCATTAGATATAAATGCAAATGTAAATTGGCCACTAATGCATATGGGCTCTGCTTACAAATATTTAGCTAAAGATAAAGAAGCTATAGATGCTACCGGAGGAACCAATTGGAAACAATATTTACCTCCAAGTTTTCAAAAAGTAGTGTTTTTCCCTTATTTATATACAAAAGAAGAGTTAAATAATTGGGGAAAAGAATGGATAGACCATATCTTTAACCCCGAAAAATCTAAATAA
- a CDS encoding peptidoglycan DD-metalloendopeptidase family protein, protein MQKFLLTLLTISIFISCKDSKVKPNNNIPEVETIEKPVVAMEYGFNLDNFTVLQDTIRSGDSFGELMTNNKVDYPKIYKISEEYKDSFDVRRIRVGKPYVILKSKDTTQTAQYFIYENDRINYTVVDLRDSVNVYKKKKKVTYVEREASGIINTSLSEAILEQGIDYNITNNLSEIYAWSIDFFRLQKGDKFKVIYKERYINDSIYAGSEPIEAAYFEHNGKPFYAFEYVTDSLKQIADYYDQEANNLRRAFLKAPIKFNYRISSRYNLKRRIKYYGYKVRPHKGTDYAAAIGTPIIATANGTVVESTRRGGNGKFVKIKHNGTYSTQYLHMKNQNVRKGDYVLQGDVIGWVGMTGNTGGPHVCYRFWKNGRQVDPLREKLPTAEAIADSLKTGYLEYIKPKMSQLDKIVFPKKIITQEEDKEENIINP, encoded by the coding sequence ATGCAAAAATTTCTTCTTACACTTTTAACAATTTCTATTTTTATCTCTTGCAAGGATAGCAAGGTAAAGCCTAATAACAACATCCCAGAAGTAGAAACTATAGAAAAACCTGTAGTAGCAATGGAGTATGGTTTTAACCTAGATAACTTTACTGTTTTACAAGACACAATTAGAAGCGGCGATAGTTTTGGAGAGTTAATGACTAACAATAAAGTAGATTATCCAAAAATTTATAAAATATCTGAAGAATACAAAGATAGTTTTGATGTACGCCGTATTAGAGTTGGCAAACCTTATGTTATTTTAAAATCTAAAGACACTACACAAACTGCACAATATTTTATTTATGAAAACGACCGTATTAATTACACGGTTGTAGACCTAAGAGACTCTGTAAACGTTTATAAGAAAAAGAAAAAAGTTACCTACGTAGAGCGCGAGGCATCTGGTATTATAAACACATCTTTATCTGAGGCTATTTTAGAACAAGGCATAGATTACAATATAACTAATAATTTATCTGAAATATATGCTTGGTCTATAGATTTCTTTAGACTACAAAAAGGAGACAAGTTTAAGGTTATATATAAAGAACGTTATATTAATGATAGTATTTATGCCGGATCTGAACCAATAGAAGCTGCCTACTTTGAGCATAATGGCAAACCTTTTTATGCTTTTGAGTACGTAACAGACTCTCTAAAACAAATAGCAGATTACTATGACCAAGAAGCAAACAACTTAAGAAGAGCATTTTTAAAAGCTCCTATTAAGTTTAATTACAGAATATCTTCTCGTTACAATTTAAAAAGAAGAATTAAATATTATGGCTACAAGGTAAGGCCACATAAAGGTACAGATTATGCTGCAGCAATAGGAACACCAATTATTGCTACTGCAAATGGTACTGTAGTAGAATCTACAAGACGTGGTGGCAATGGTAAATTTGTAAAAATTAAACACAACGGTACATATAGCACGCAGTATTTACATATGAAAAACCAAAACGTTAGAAAAGGAGACTACGTTTTACAAGGAGATGTAATTGGTTGGGTAGGTATGACAGGTAATACTGGTGGTCCTCACGTTTGTTATAGGTTCTGGAAAAATGGAAGACAAGTAGATCCTTTAAGAGAAAAACTACCAACTGCAGAAGCAATTGCCGACAGTTTAAAAACTGGTTATTTGGAATATATTAAACCAAAAATGTCTCAGTTAGATAAAATTGTTTTTCCTAAAAAAATAATTACTCAAGAAGAAGATAAAGAAGAAAACATAATTAATCCATAA
- a CDS encoding 5-formyltetrahydrofolate cyclo-ligase — protein sequence MVKKELRAKYVLLREKMSADAADNYSVEIANQLLKMPIWDFNYYHIFLSIEEKKEIDTSTILTILQGKDKHVILPKMNADNTLTNFLLTDNTVIKKNNFNVPEPVDGIEILPNKIDVVFVPLLAFDKKGNRIGYGKGFYDAFLKDCKPNVLKIGLSFFEAEEQITDVYESDIPLNYCVTPQQIYQF from the coding sequence ATGGTAAAAAAAGAATTACGCGCAAAGTACGTTTTACTTAGGGAAAAAATGAGTGCTGATGCCGCAGACAATTACAGCGTAGAAATTGCAAACCAACTGCTAAAAATGCCTATTTGGGATTTTAATTATTATCACATTTTTTTATCTATAGAAGAAAAAAAGGAAATAGATACAAGTACTATTTTAACAATATTACAAGGTAAAGATAAACACGTTATTTTACCTAAAATGAATGCAGATAATACACTTACCAATTTTTTGCTTACAGATAATACGGTTATAAAAAAGAATAATTTTAATGTACCTGAACCTGTAGATGGTATAGAAATATTACCTAATAAAATTGATGTTGTTTTTGTACCTCTCTTAGCTTTTGATAAAAAAGGAAATAGAATAGGGTATGGTAAGGGTTTTTATGATGCCTTTTTAAAAGATTGTAAGCCTAACGTATTAAAAATTGGACTGTCTTTTTTTGAAGCAGAAGAGCAAATAACAGATGTGTATGAAAGTGATATACCGTTAAATTATTGTGTTACTCCTCAGCAGATTTATCAGTTTTAG
- the hppD gene encoding 4-hydroxyphenylpyruvate dioxygenase — protein sequence MSTLDNTSLKLPKENLEAEDFLPLLGTDYVELYVGNAKQAAHYYMSAWGFQPLAYAGLETGLKDRVSYVIEQGKIRLVLTSPLNSGGDINRHIDAHGDGVKTVALWVDDATKSYKETTSRGAESYFEPKKEEDENGEVVFSGIHTYGETVHVFVERSNYKGIFLPGYKAWNPHYKPADTGLKYIDHMVGNVGWNEMNKWCEFYAKVMGFAQLVSFDDKDISTEYTALMSKVMSNGNGRIKFPINEPAEGRKKSQIEEYIDFYNGAGVQHMALATDNIIETVTALRDRGVEFLTVPSSYYEDVLDRVGEIDEDLAPLKELGILIDKDDEGYLLQIFTKPILDRPTMFIEIIQRKGAKSFGKGNFKALFEAIEREQESRGTL from the coding sequence ATGTCAACATTAGACAATACATCGCTTAAATTACCAAAAGAAAATTTAGAAGCAGAAGACTTTTTACCATTATTAGGAACAGACTATGTAGAACTTTATGTAGGTAATGCAAAACAAGCAGCACATTATTATATGTCTGCATGGGGTTTTCAGCCACTAGCATACGCTGGCCTAGAAACTGGTTTAAAAGACCGTGTATCTTACGTAATAGAACAAGGTAAAATTAGGTTAGTACTAACCTCTCCTTTAAATTCTGGAGGAGATATAAACAGGCATATTGACGCTCATGGAGATGGCGTAAAAACAGTTGCCCTTTGGGTAGATGATGCTACAAAAAGTTATAAAGAAACAACTAGCAGAGGTGCAGAAAGTTATTTTGAACCAAAAAAAGAAGAAGATGAAAACGGAGAAGTTGTTTTCTCTGGAATACATACTTATGGTGAAACTGTACACGTTTTTGTAGAAAGAAGCAATTACAAAGGTATATTTTTACCAGGTTATAAAGCTTGGAACCCACATTATAAGCCTGCAGATACCGGCTTAAAATACATAGATCATATGGTAGGTAATGTAGGGTGGAATGAGATGAACAAATGGTGTGAGTTTTATGCTAAAGTAATGGGGTTTGCACAGCTTGTTTCTTTTGATGATAAAGACATATCTACAGAATACACTGCTCTAATGAGTAAGGTTATGAGTAACGGTAATGGCCGTATTAAATTTCCAATTAACGAACCTGCGGAAGGAAGAAAAAAATCTCAGATTGAAGAGTACATAGATTTTTATAACGGAGCAGGTGTACAACATATGGCATTAGCTACAGATAACATTATAGAAACTGTAACTGCATTAAGAGATCGTGGCGTAGAATTTTTAACTGTTCCTAGCTCTTATTACGAAGATGTTTTAGACAGAGTTGGTGAAATTGATGAGGACTTAGCACCTTTAAAAGAACTAGGCATTTTAATAGATAAAGATGATGAAGGCTACTTATTACAAATATTTACGAAGCCTATTTTAGACAGACCAACAATGTTTATAGAAATTATACAAAGAAAAGGCGCAAAGTCTTTTGGTAAAGGAAACTTTAAAGCGCTATTTGAAGCCATAGAAAGAGAGCAAGAATCTAGAGGAACCCTTTAA
- a CDS encoding DUF4097 family beta strand repeat-containing protein: protein MKTTLYILLLISFGFLNAQKVVEKTVLNDHISLINIDTENCYQVTLETGKNEDVIVSANIEGEYKKDLVLEIKEEAASIFITTGFSPTFSNPNDKLSAHKVISISLHIIVPQYKNVKLYGKSSNIIASGNYKNLNITLLDGYCALQNITETITATTQSGNILVKSNNAVVKAATKYGKIHQDKLAKGNTNFNLSSITGDIHISKTK, encoded by the coding sequence ATGAAAACTACTTTATACATTTTATTACTAATTTCTTTCGGTTTTTTAAATGCTCAAAAAGTTGTAGAAAAAACAGTTTTAAATGATCATATCTCTTTAATTAATATTGATACTGAAAATTGCTACCAAGTTACTTTAGAAACAGGTAAAAATGAAGATGTTATTGTGTCTGCCAATATAGAAGGAGAATATAAAAAAGACTTAGTTTTAGAAATTAAAGAGGAAGCCGCTAGCATTTTTATTACTACTGGTTTTAGCCCTACATTTAGCAACCCTAATGACAAACTTAGCGCACACAAAGTGATATCTATATCACTACACATTATTGTACCACAGTACAAAAATGTAAAATTGTATGGTAAAAGCTCAAACATTATAGCATCTGGTAATTACAAAAATTTAAACATTACCTTATTAGATGGTTATTGTGCATTGCAAAATATAACAGAAACTATAACCGCTACTACACAGAGCGGCAATATATTAGTTAAAAGCAATAATGCAGTTGTAAAAGCAGCAACAAAATATGGTAAAATACACCAAGACAAACTTGCTAAAGGCAACACAAATTTTAACTTATCTTCTATTACTGGAGATATACACATCAGTAAAACCAAATAA